From a region of the Desulfonatronum sp. SC1 genome:
- the crcB gene encoding fluoride efflux transporter CrcB, whose protein sequence is MQEIFFLGLAGALGAMARYWLSSAAYGLLGREYPWGTTTVNVLGSFLFGLVWALTHEVGAISPQARVFILVGFLGSFTTFSTYIFETHLLFQEGKRLKPILNLIVQNLISLAALYCGYLLGRLP, encoded by the coding sequence ATGCAGGAGATTTTTTTTCTCGGCCTGGCCGGTGCATTGGGCGCCATGGCGCGGTATTGGCTCTCCTCAGCCGCGTATGGGCTCCTGGGCCGCGAGTATCCCTGGGGTACCACCACGGTGAACGTCCTGGGGAGCTTCCTCTTCGGGCTGGTCTGGGCACTGACCCACGAGGTCGGGGCCATCTCGCCGCAAGCCCGAGTGTTCATCCTGGTCGGTTTTCTGGGATCGTTCACCACCTTTTCCACGTACATCTTCGAAACCCACCTGCTGTTTCAGGAAGGAAAACGCCTGAAACCGATCCTGAACCTGATCGTCCAAAATCTGATCAGCCTCGCGGCCCTCTATTGCGGCTATCTACTGGGCCGATTACCGTAG
- the rsmD gene encoding 16S rRNA (guanine(966)-N(2))-methyltransferase RsmD, which translates to MVRIIAGHWKGRRIKTTEGEGYRPAMGKVREALFSMLASRGVHWGSARVLDVFAGSGSLGWEALSRGALEVCFLESDPKALRLLRDQAPAFERPGQRVRILAGDALRTLTGPPRQRGYEVLFFDPPYGRDLLAPALTLASKHGWIAPDALICAEVEEAWPPAALTLPELELETDRTYGQTRICIWTTQPPSSAS; encoded by the coding sequence GTGGTCAGAATCATCGCCGGACACTGGAAAGGCCGCCGGATCAAGACGACAGAGGGCGAAGGCTATCGTCCGGCCATGGGCAAGGTCCGCGAGGCCTTGTTTTCCATGCTTGCCTCGCGTGGCGTGCACTGGGGCTCGGCCCGAGTGCTGGACGTGTTCGCCGGTAGCGGAAGCCTGGGCTGGGAGGCGTTGAGCCGAGGAGCCCTTGAAGTATGTTTTCTGGAAAGCGATCCCAAGGCTCTGCGTCTGCTGCGGGACCAAGCCCCGGCCTTCGAGCGTCCCGGACAACGCGTCCGGATTCTGGCCGGAGACGCCTTGCGCACCTTGACTGGACCTCCCAGGCAGAGGGGATACGAGGTCTTATTTTTTGATCCACCATATGGCCGCGACCTCCTGGCCCCGGCCCTGACCCTGGCGAGCAAACACGGCTGGATCGCCCCGGACGCCCTGATCTGCGCGGAGGTTGAAGAAGCCTGGCCCCCCGCCGCCCTGACCCTTCCCGAACTTGAACTGGAAACGGACCGCACGTACGGTCAAACCCGCATCTGCATCTGGACGACGCAACCGCCTTCATCCGCCTCCTGA
- a CDS encoding malate synthase G — translation MMNYIQAGTLRIAKPFYDFIVQKAAPGTGVEPERFWSALEEIVREFGPRNAALLRKRDELQAAIDQWHRDRAGQPHDAAAYKQFLLDIGYLTPESASEGSDFQITTENVDPEIAAVAGPQLVVPVTNARYAVNAVNARWGSLYDALYGTDVVDEDRGAEKRDAYNPVRGARVMAEAAAFMDRAAPLAAGRHVDVVRYMVAPSPSTPEKRTLVALLEDGSRQGLARPEQFVGFFGPLKQDDEPKSVILRNHGLHLKLRIDRTHHIGRKNKAGVCDVVLEAALTTILDFEDSVAVVDAEDKTGAFRNLLGLLKGDLTAKFSKGGRFVERRMHEDRSFTAPDGTELRLPGRSLMLVRNVGLLMTTDIVLDDQGREIPEGILDGLTMALVSLHDLRASDGNPYRNSRRGSVYIVKPKQHGPEEVSFTRDLFAAIEDALGLDRNALKIGIMDEERRTTLNLKECIRAARERVIFINTGFLDRTGDEIHTSMEAGPMVRKNDMRSEPWMTAYEDWNVDVGLAAGLSGKAQIGKGMWAKPDKMKEMVGAKVGHPLSGANCAWVPSPTAATLHAMHYHQVDVFARQRELMGKPRAILDDLLRLPLLGDKRPSPEEIEEELANNAQSILGYVVRWVNQGVGCSKVPDISDVGLMEDRATLRISSQHMANWLRHGICTQDQVLTVLRRMADVVDRQNASDPLYQPMGPNHDQSIAFQAARDLILLGREQPSGYTEPILHARRREVKGGVNRQ, via the coding sequence ATCATGAATTATATTCAGGCTGGAACGTTGCGGATCGCCAAACCGTTTTACGACTTCATCGTTCAGAAGGCCGCGCCCGGGACCGGAGTGGAGCCGGAGCGCTTCTGGAGCGCCCTGGAGGAGATCGTCCGGGAGTTCGGCCCGCGCAACGCCGCGCTGCTGCGAAAGCGCGACGAACTGCAAGCGGCCATCGACCAATGGCACCGCGACCGGGCCGGACAACCCCACGACGCCGCGGCCTACAAGCAGTTTCTCCTGGACATCGGTTATCTGACGCCCGAGAGTGCATCTGAAGGCTCGGATTTCCAGATCACCACCGAAAACGTGGACCCGGAAATCGCCGCCGTGGCCGGTCCGCAGCTCGTGGTCCCGGTGACCAACGCCCGGTACGCGGTCAACGCGGTCAACGCCCGTTGGGGCAGCCTATATGACGCCCTGTACGGCACGGACGTGGTCGACGAGGACCGGGGGGCGGAAAAAAGGGACGCCTACAATCCGGTACGCGGGGCCAGGGTCATGGCCGAGGCCGCCGCGTTTATGGACCGGGCCGCTCCGTTGGCCGCCGGCCGCCACGTCGACGTGGTCCGCTACATGGTCGCCCCGAGTCCATCCACGCCGGAAAAACGGACACTGGTCGCCCTCCTGGAGGATGGCTCCAGGCAGGGTCTGGCCCGCCCGGAACAGTTCGTCGGCTTTTTCGGCCCCTTGAAACAGGACGACGAACCAAAATCCGTCATCCTGCGCAACCACGGCCTGCATCTCAAACTGCGCATCGACCGCACCCACCACATCGGACGGAAAAACAAGGCCGGGGTCTGCGACGTGGTCCTGGAAGCGGCCCTGACAACCATTCTGGATTTCGAGGACTCCGTGGCCGTGGTGGACGCCGAGGACAAGACCGGGGCCTTTCGCAATCTGCTGGGCCTGCTCAAGGGCGACCTGACCGCCAAATTTTCCAAGGGCGGTCGTTTCGTGGAACGCCGGATGCATGAAGACCGGAGCTTCACGGCCCCCGACGGAACCGAACTCCGCCTGCCCGGACGCAGCCTGATGCTGGTCCGCAACGTGGGCCTGCTGATGACCACGGACATCGTCCTGGACGACCAGGGCCGGGAAATTCCAGAGGGCATCCTGGACGGCCTGACCATGGCCCTGGTATCCCTTCATGATCTCCGAGCTTCCGACGGCAATCCGTACCGTAATAGCCGCCGCGGCAGCGTGTACATCGTCAAACCCAAACAGCACGGCCCCGAGGAGGTCTCGTTCACAAGGGATCTGTTCGCCGCCATCGAGGACGCACTGGGGCTTGACCGCAACGCCCTGAAGATCGGAATCATGGACGAGGAACGGCGGACCACCCTGAACCTCAAGGAGTGCATCCGGGCCGCCCGGGAACGGGTCATCTTCATCAACACCGGATTCCTGGACCGCACCGGGGATGAAATCCACACCAGCATGGAAGCCGGGCCCATGGTCCGCAAGAACGACATGCGCTCCGAGCCTTGGATGACCGCCTACGAGGACTGGAACGTGGACGTGGGACTGGCCGCGGGCCTGAGCGGCAAGGCTCAGATCGGCAAGGGCATGTGGGCCAAGCCGGACAAGATGAAGGAAATGGTCGGGGCCAAGGTCGGCCACCCCTTGTCCGGCGCCAACTGCGCCTGGGTCCCCTCCCCCACCGCCGCCACTCTGCACGCCATGCACTACCACCAGGTGGACGTCTTCGCCCGGCAGCGCGAACTCATGGGCAAGCCCCGGGCTATCCTGGACGACCTGCTCCGACTGCCCCTGCTGGGCGACAAGCGCCCCAGCCCCGAGGAAATCGAAGAGGAACTGGCCAACAACGCCCAGTCCATCCTGGGCTACGTGGTCCGCTGGGTGAACCAGGGCGTGGGCTGCTCCAAGGTGCCGGACATCTCGGACGTGGGCCTGATGGAAGACCGGGCCACCCTGCGCATCTCCAGTCAGCACATGGCCAACTGGCTGCGCCACGGCATCTGCACCCAGGACCAGGTCCTGACCGTACTCCGCCGCATGGCCGACGTCGTGGACCGCCAAAACGCTTCCGACCCGCTCTACCAGCCCATGGGACCAAACCACGACCAAAGCATCGCCTTCCAGGCCGCCCGAGACCTGATCCTCCTGGGCCGCGAACAACCGAGCGGCTACACTGAGCCGATCCTGCACGCCCGACGCAGGGAGGTGAAGGGCGGAGTAAATAGACAATGA
- a CDS encoding GTPase family protein, with protein sequence MISRAALLRGFGLLRLLAVLLAALPLLTLPVLGLAWIWLSDHRSIWLAALGICAVSGYGLHLLAAWIERSRSKTDQAEQPEEPEPHTTKPDPHWSRQDEACWAKVEELARRTSPKDWASADVQRIALLGRDALEVVARHYHPEADKPLLELTIPHALLIIERASRDLRQEITRTIPFSHKLTMGLLARINRWRETAQQYETLYRLGRAVLSPYSALFHEVRRNLGNSIAGYGLDNVKAWLLREYVRKVGYYAIELYSGKLLLIDEDPTARPTAATRSDAADLDDTGKQGEPSTAEPLRILVLGRANAGKSSLINALFGRLRIVTDALPGTTQALKAYRLEREGQDVALILDAPGCDTDLLPPKALRRAVLDADLILWVTAANRADRQTEREQLDRIRSWYAERPSRRFPPLVVALTHIDQLRPIKEWQPPYDLNAAPTPKAVAIAAAVQAVARDLNVPEDRTIPVCLAQGRLYNVEDTLAAVILELQEQSEKARFLRCLEAQKGEEFWSTLKQQMKTAGRMLAGYGNRPSR encoded by the coding sequence ATGATCAGCAGGGCCGCCCTGCTGCGCGGCTTCGGTCTGTTGCGGCTCCTGGCCGTCCTCCTGGCGGCCCTGCCCCTGCTGACCCTGCCGGTCCTCGGCCTGGCCTGGATCTGGCTGTCCGACCATCGATCCATCTGGCTGGCCGCGCTGGGGATCTGCGCCGTTTCCGGCTACGGACTGCACCTGCTGGCGGCCTGGATCGAACGTTCCCGATCCAAGACGGATCAAGCCGAACAACCAGAAGAACCCGAACCCCACACCACCAAACCAGACCCCCACTGGTCCCGCCAAGACGAGGCCTGCTGGGCCAAGGTGGAGGAGCTGGCCAGGCGGACTTCGCCCAAGGACTGGGCATCAGCGGACGTGCAGCGCATCGCCCTGCTGGGCCGGGACGCCCTGGAGGTGGTGGCCCGCCATTATCATCCCGAAGCGGACAAGCCGCTCCTGGAGCTGACCATCCCTCACGCCCTGCTGATCATCGAACGGGCCTCCCGGGATCTGCGCCAGGAAATCACCCGGACCATCCCCTTCAGCCACAAGCTGACCATGGGCCTGCTGGCCCGGATCAATCGCTGGCGGGAAACCGCCCAGCAGTACGAAACCCTCTACCGCCTGGGCCGGGCCGTGCTGTCGCCCTATTCGGCCCTGTTTCATGAAGTGCGGCGCAACCTGGGAAACAGCATCGCCGGATACGGCCTGGACAACGTCAAGGCCTGGCTGCTGCGCGAATACGTACGCAAGGTCGGGTACTACGCCATTGAACTCTACAGCGGGAAACTGCTGCTGATCGACGAAGACCCGACGGCCCGTCCCACCGCGGCCACCAGAAGCGACGCGGCCGACCTCGACGACACCGGGAAACAAGGCGAACCCTCCACCGCCGAACCCCTGCGCATCCTGGTCCTGGGCCGGGCCAACGCGGGCAAATCCAGCCTGATCAACGCCCTGTTCGGCAGGCTGCGCATCGTCACCGACGCACTCCCCGGGACCACCCAAGCCCTGAAAGCCTACCGCCTGGAACGGGAGGGACAAGATGTGGCCCTGATCCTGGACGCTCCCGGATGCGACACCGATCTTCTGCCCCCCAAGGCCCTGCGCCGGGCCGTGCTGGACGCGGACCTGATCCTTTGGGTCACAGCGGCAAACCGGGCCGACCGCCAAACCGAGCGTGAGCAACTGGACCGAATCAGGTCCTGGTACGCCGAACGTCCATCCCGCCGCTTCCCGCCCCTGGTGGTCGCGCTCACGCACATCGACCAGCTCCGGCCGATCAAGGAATGGCAACCGCCCTACGATCTGAACGCCGCTCCAACCCCCAAGGCCGTGGCCATCGCCGCGGCGGTACAAGCCGTGGCCCGGGATCTGAACGTGCCCGAGGACCGGACCATCCCGGTCTGCCTGGCCCAGGGGCGTCTCTACAACGTGGAGGACACCCTGGCCGCTGTGATTCTGGAACTTCAGGAACAAAGCGAAAAGGCGCGGTTTCTGCGCTGCCTGGAGGCGCAAAAAGGCGAGGAATTCTGGAGCACCCTCAAACAGCAGATGAAGACGGCGGGAAGAATGCTCGCGGGCTACGGTAATCGGCCCAGTAGATAG
- a CDS encoding cyclopropane-fatty-acyl-phospholipid synthase family protein has translation MTNPLIKTEFPLSAKYDPDWMLDNQMGPNAVWLMEWLAEGLALRPGLRVLDLGCGRAMTSIFMAREFGVQVWAADLWISPDFNRVRADAAGVGALVYPLRAEAHALPFPESFFDVIVSVDAYQYFGTDVLYLGYLTRFLKPGGQIGMVVPGLTQGFSEVPEHLAQPQSNGKVFWEDECWSFKTSDWWREHWSLNRGVTDLLVDTLPDGWLHWHDFERAVEASGKALFPSDAEALAVDRGAYIGFVRAVARRTDWMAENLYSPDVGVRCGVDG, from the coding sequence ATGACCAATCCGCTGATCAAGACTGAATTCCCTCTGTCCGCGAAGTACGACCCGGACTGGATGCTGGACAACCAGATGGGGCCCAACGCCGTCTGGCTGATGGAATGGCTGGCCGAGGGCTTGGCGTTGCGGCCGGGACTGCGCGTGCTCGATTTGGGGTGCGGGCGGGCCATGACCAGCATCTTCATGGCCCGGGAGTTCGGCGTGCAGGTCTGGGCCGCGGATTTATGGATCTCGCCGGATTTCAACCGCGTCCGGGCCGACGCGGCCGGTGTAGGTGCCCTGGTGTATCCCTTGCGGGCCGAGGCCCACGCCCTGCCCTTTCCCGAGTCCTTCTTCGACGTGATCGTGTCCGTGGACGCCTACCAGTATTTCGGCACGGATGTGCTCTACCTGGGCTACCTGACCCGCTTCCTGAAGCCCGGAGGCCAAATCGGCATGGTCGTTCCCGGCCTGACCCAAGGCTTCTCCGAAGTTCCGGAGCACCTGGCCCAACCGCAATCCAACGGCAAGGTCTTCTGGGAGGACGAGTGCTGGAGTTTCAAGACCTCGGACTGGTGGCGCGAGCACTGGAGCCTCAACCGGGGCGTGACCGACCTGCTCGTGGATACGCTCCCGGACGGGTGGCTGCACTGGCATGATTTCGAGCGGGCCGTGGAGGCTTCCGGCAAGGCCCTTTTTCCATCGGATGCCGAAGCCCTGGCCGTTGACCGGGGCGCATACATCGGCTTTGTGCGGGCCGTGGCCCGGCGCACCGACTGGATGGCCGAGAACCTGTACAGCCCGGACGTGGGCGTGCGCTGCGGCGTGGACGGCTGA
- a CDS encoding trans-aconitate 2-methyltransferase, translating into MTSPWIAYNDLAWVDDWLAEPEDYEREAAVYVELMQRAATSGLGREPRTLLHLGCGAGGHDREFKRHFAITGVDLSPGMLDMARARHPEVEYLEDDMRFVRLNRRFDAVVIPDCIDYMTTPDELRQAVRTAVEHLHPDGVLLVVGKPAETFQDNNFAYTGEKDGVHVTLLENNYVNPYRPDTYEAALFYLIRRGGDLTIHTDHHVLGLFPQATWDQIFQEAGLAMRQEVLDGVYDKYLLNDGAYPMTIFVGQKS; encoded by the coding sequence ATGACATCCCCCTGGATTGCCTACAACGACCTGGCCTGGGTCGATGATTGGTTGGCCGAGCCGGAAGATTATGAGCGGGAAGCCGCTGTTTATGTTGAGTTGATGCAGCGGGCCGCGACATCGGGCCTGGGTCGCGAGCCGCGGACCCTGCTGCATCTGGGCTGCGGGGCGGGCGGGCATGATCGGGAGTTCAAGCGGCATTTCGCGATCACCGGCGTGGATCTGAGTCCGGGCATGTTGGACATGGCCCGGGCCAGACATCCAGAGGTCGAATATTTGGAAGACGACATGCGCTTCGTGCGGTTAAATCGACGATTCGACGCGGTGGTCATTCCGGACTGCATCGACTACATGACCACTCCGGACGAGTTGCGCCAGGCCGTGCGCACCGCGGTGGAGCACCTCCATCCGGACGGGGTGCTGCTTGTGGTCGGTAAGCCGGCGGAGACCTTTCAGGACAACAATTTCGCCTATACCGGCGAAAAGGACGGCGTCCACGTCACGCTGCTGGAAAACAACTACGTCAATCCATACCGCCCCGACACCTACGAGGCCGCGCTCTTCTATCTGATCCGCCGCGGCGGCGACCTGACCATCCACACGGACCATCACGTCCTCGGCCTCTTCCCCCAGGCGACCTGGGACCAGATATTCCAGGAGGCCGGGCTCGCCATGCGTCAAGAGGTTCTCGACGGAGTCTACGACAAGTATCTGCTCAACGACGGCGCGTATCCGATGACGATTTTCGTTGGGCAAAAAAGTTGA
- a CDS encoding Smr/MutS family protein: protein MKFTSLEDLSALKKKFPKKERIKRIVPKPRPKEEPEAPPNDDADLFVRAMSEVTPISGGTKGREVPGESGLLRAVGTDRKQDQAENDDLWVTDYLRNLVQGTVEFELSYSEEYMHGYIQDLDKKVLGKLKAGQFSVEAHLDMHGLNALQARDAALDFLRGQYYLGRRCVLLIPGRGKNSPGGLALIREELPLWLTRDPLRRVVLAFCTALPQHGGTGALYVLLRKRKKTGGKVRWDLPASAS, encoded by the coding sequence ATGAAGTTCACCTCCCTCGAAGACCTCTCCGCGCTGAAGAAGAAGTTCCCCAAGAAGGAGCGCATAAAGCGCATCGTTCCCAAGCCTCGACCAAAAGAAGAACCGGAGGCCCCGCCCAATGACGACGCGGATCTGTTCGTCCGTGCCATGTCCGAAGTCACGCCCATCTCCGGCGGGACCAAGGGGCGGGAAGTGCCAGGTGAATCTGGACTTTTGCGAGCCGTGGGCACCGACCGCAAGCAAGACCAGGCTGAGAACGACGACCTTTGGGTGACGGATTATCTGCGCAATTTGGTGCAAGGAACGGTGGAGTTCGAGCTTTCGTATTCCGAGGAATACATGCACGGGTATATCCAGGACCTGGACAAAAAGGTGCTGGGCAAGCTCAAGGCGGGGCAGTTCAGCGTGGAAGCCCACTTGGACATGCACGGGTTGAACGCGCTGCAGGCCAGGGACGCCGCCCTCGACTTCCTGCGCGGCCAGTATTACCTGGGTCGACGCTGCGTGTTGCTGATTCCCGGACGCGGCAAGAACTCGCCCGGAGGGCTGGCGTTGATCCGCGAGGAATTGCCCCTCTGGCTGACCCGCGACCCGCTGCGCCGGGTCGTCCTGGCCTTCTGCACGGCCCTGCCCCAACACGGCGGAACCGGGGCGCTTTACGTCTTGCTGCGCAAGCGCAAAAAAACTGGCGGCAAGGTTCGGTGGGACCTACCGGCTTCAGCTTCCTGA
- a CDS encoding YcjF family protein, which produces MKELNKLSMLSNLLTGLRRTIQGAAAEKNPASAPNDAVLDEALRRARAAQPPPVVWLLGKTQSGKTSIIRSLTGSPHAEIGNGFQSCTKTARFYDHPTDAPVVRFLDTQGLGEVDYDPAEDLAFCESQAQLVIVVIKASDGLQGAVFDVLRAVRRRRPDWPVIVAQTCLHEVYSPGFEHVLPYPFDKPGWETRVPPDLARALLFQRDHLGSLAGSGPTIWVPVDLTLPGDDIRPADYGLDALWAAIQRASDSLKERLQDESGQSSPFSRAAHQQIVGYAMASAALGAVPLVDLAALPALQVKMLHKLGELAGVRWDKRRVAEFSALLGPGIAAGYGLRMAGRSVIKLIPVLGQTGGAAYGAATGAALTFALGKAARLYLDHAAQGRPVRAEDVRRVFDEALSRGRDLIKTFGQKGGS; this is translated from the coding sequence ATGAAAGAGCTGAACAAGCTTTCGATGCTCTCCAACCTGCTGACCGGCCTACGCCGAACGATCCAAGGGGCCGCCGCTGAAAAGAACCCCGCAAGCGCCCCGAACGACGCCGTGCTGGACGAGGCCCTGCGCCGGGCCAGGGCGGCCCAGCCTCCGCCGGTGGTCTGGCTGCTGGGCAAGACCCAATCCGGGAAGACATCCATCATCCGCTCCCTGACCGGCAGCCCGCACGCCGAGATCGGCAACGGTTTTCAGAGCTGCACCAAGACCGCCCGGTTCTACGACCACCCGACCGATGCGCCGGTGGTCCGCTTCCTGGACACCCAGGGGCTGGGGGAGGTGGACTACGACCCAGCCGAGGATCTGGCGTTTTGCGAATCCCAGGCCCAGTTGGTCATTGTCGTGATCAAGGCTTCGGACGGGCTGCAAGGCGCGGTGTTCGACGTCTTGCGGGCCGTGCGCCGCCGTCGACCGGACTGGCCGGTGATCGTGGCCCAGACCTGCCTGCACGAAGTCTATTCCCCGGGCTTCGAGCACGTCCTGCCCTATCCATTCGATAAACCCGGCTGGGAGACGCGCGTTCCCCCGGATCTGGCCAGAGCCCTGCTCTTCCAGCGCGACCATCTCGGCTCTCTGGCCGGAAGCGGGCCGACCATCTGGGTTCCGGTGGACCTGACCCTGCCCGGGGACGACATCCGTCCCGCGGATTACGGTCTGGACGCACTTTGGGCCGCGATCCAGCGGGCTTCAGACAGCCTGAAAGAACGGCTTCAAGATGAGTCTGGCCAGTCCTCCCCCTTTTCACGCGCCGCCCATCAGCAGATCGTCGGCTACGCCATGGCCTCGGCGGCCCTGGGGGCCGTGCCCCTGGTGGATCTGGCGGCCCTGCCCGCCTTGCAGGTGAAAATGCTGCACAAGCTTGGCGAGTTGGCCGGGGTGCGCTGGGACAAGCGGCGCGTGGCCGAATTCTCGGCCCTGCTCGGCCCGGGCATCGCCGCCGGATACGGGCTGCGCATGGCCGGGCGCAGCGTGATCAAGCTGATTCCGGTTCTTGGTCAGACCGGAGGGGCCGCCTATGGCGCGGCCACCGGCGCGGCCCTGACCTTCGCCCTGGGCAAGGCTGCCCGGCTTTACCTGGACCACGCGGCCCAGGGGCGGCCCGTACGGGCCGAGGATGTCCGGCGAGTCTTTGACGAGGCATTGAGCCGGGGCCGGGATCTGATCAAGACCTTTGGGCAAAAGGGCGGATCATGA